The DNA region CGACACCGGGTCGGCGAACCCGACCGCGACGCCGAGATCCTCGAGGTGCGGGGGCCGGACGGCACACCCCCGTACGTCGTCCGCTGGGCGGACGACGGTCGCGTCGGCTACCTGATCCCCGGCTCCGACGCCTTCGTGGAGCGACTCGGAGATCCTGACAACGCCTGAGCCTCGGCCCACGCCGCGCCACCTTCGTCCAGCACGGATCACCTGCCGACGCGCGGTGGGACCTTCGTCCCTGCGCCGGTCGCCACGTGGCGGCATGCTGCTGCAGTGGGCCCGTCGTGACCGCGGACGAGGTGAGCGTGATGGGTGAAGTGGTCGTCGGGGTCGACGGATCGGATGGCGCGAACACCGCGCTGTCGTGGGCGGTCGACGAGGCTCGGCGGACGGGCGACGAGCTCACCGTCGTGACCGTCCGGCAGTTCTCGGGCATGCTGACGGCGGGGGCAGCTCTGCGGGACGCCTACGGGGAACGCCTCCAGACCGTCGCGACGGAACGCGCCGAGGCGATCCTCAGGGACGCACTCGCCTCGTGTGCCGACGCCGGCGTGCCCACGACGTCGGAGGTCCTTCGGGACGGGGCGCCCGCGTGGCCACTGGTCCGCAGGACGGCGAACGCGACGATGCTCGTCGTCGGGTCGCGCGGTCTGGGCAACGTGCGCGGCCTGCTGCTCGGCTCGGTCAGTCATCAGGTGGCTGTGCACGCTGAGACGACCGTCGTCGTCGTCCCCGAGCCGACAGATCCCGACCGCCGCGACGACAAGGTCGTCGTCGGCGTCGACGGCTCGTCGCATGCGCGCGCGGCACTACGTCGAGCTGCGTACGAGGCGACGCTGCGGCACTGCGAACTTGAAGCCATCCTCGTGCCCCCGCCACCACCCACGATGGCCCCACGCTCTCGGAGCCAGTCCACGGTGGACGCCGCCGTGTGGACCGGGGTGCTGTGGCCCGAAGGACGCCATGGCATCGAGGAACGTCAGCGTGCGTACGACGAGGCCCTCGCGCACTGGCGTCACGCCGCCGAGTCCCACCTCGCGGACGAGCTCGCGCTGATCGGCCACGACCAGCTGCCCGACAAGGTGACGCCAACCGTGTTCAGCGCACGGCATCCGGCCCGCGCACTGCTCGACGCCGCCGCATGGGCGCGGCTGCTCGTGGTCGGGCGCCGTGGCCGCGGGGGCTTCAGCGGGATGCTCCTCGGTTCGGTCAGCCAGCACTGCGTCCGCCACGCGACCGCGCCGGTGATGGTCGTTCCGCCCGACGCCGGGGCGGCCAGCGCCGACTGAGAACGGCGGTCGTGGTCAGGACAACCCGTCGTCTCGGCGTGTGCCCACGAACGCGATCGACAGCCTCGCCGAGTCGCGGATCGGGCACACCTGCTGACAGCAGGAATGCCGCTGCCGACGGGCTCGACGATCACCTCGTGTGACAGGGCCGCCTGGCGGAACTCCTCCTCATCCAACAGCACCGGTGGAATCCGCGAGACTGGTGCGAACAGCGATGGACGACCTGACGATCGCGCGTTGGCGCATGCACACGCTCCGCCTGGCCGGTGAGCCGTTCGCGTCACCGACGGCGGCGGTCGGCGGGCTGCTCGGCGTCCAGGCGGAGAACCACCCGCAGGCCTCGTGGGCGGTCGCCGCGCGGACACGCGGCGCCACCGAGGACGAGTTCCAGCGCCTGTTCGACGCCGGGCAGATCCTGCGCACCCACGTCCTGCGGCCGACGTGGCACTTCGTCCTGCCGGCGGACATCCGCTGGCTGGTCGAGCTGACCGGCCCCCGGATCCGCCCACAGCTGCGGCAGGTCCAGCGGTCGGCCGGGATCGACGACGCGATGCTGGAACACTCCGCCGCGGTCATCGTCGACGTCCTGTCCGGCGGGACGCACCTGACCCGCGACGAGCTCGCTGCCCGGCTGCGGGACGCCGGCATCACGACCGACAACGGTCGTCTGGGTGTGCACGTCTACCACGCGGAGACGGCGGCGCTGATCTGCAGCGGCGCGATGAAGGGCACCGACCACACCTACGCGCTGCTCGACGAGCGGGCCCCGGCCGCCCCCCGCCTCGACCGTGACGAGGCCGTCGCGGAGTTGGTCCGCCG from Euzebyales bacterium includes:
- a CDS encoding DUF1918 domain-containing protein, translating into MKTLHARPGDRLVVRRHRVGEPDRDAEILEVRGPDGTPPYVVRWADDGRVGYLIPGSDAFVERLGDPDNA
- a CDS encoding universal stress protein, with protein sequence MGEVVVGVDGSDGANTALSWAVDEARRTGDELTVVTVRQFSGMLTAGAALRDAYGERLQTVATERAEAILRDALASCADAGVPTTSEVLRDGAPAWPLVRRTANATMLVVGSRGLGNVRGLLLGSVSHQVAVHAETTVVVVPEPTDPDRRDDKVVVGVDGSSHARAALRRAAYEATLRHCELEAILVPPPPPTMAPRSRSQSTVDAAVWTGVLWPEGRHGIEERQRAYDEALAHWRHAAESHLADELALIGHDQLPDKVTPTVFSARHPARALLDAAAWARLLVVGRRGRGGFSGMLLGSVSQHCVRHATAPVMVVPPDAGAASAD
- a CDS encoding winged helix DNA-binding domain-containing protein → MDDLTIARWRMHTLRLAGEPFASPTAAVGGLLGVQAENHPQASWAVAARTRGATEDEFQRLFDAGQILRTHVLRPTWHFVLPADIRWLVELTGPRIRPQLRQVQRSAGIDDAMLEHSAAVIVDVLSGGTHLTRDELAARLRDAGITTDNGRLGVHVYHAETAALICSGAMKGTDHTYALLDERAPAAPRLDRDEAVAELVRRYFTGHGPATERDLSYWASMTLTDIRAGLAAAGDQLDRVEHDGRTFWFADPPLSTDPALNPRAHLLQILDEYHNGYQDSRGVLDIAGIVPPGRPANLGMALVDAQMVGGMRRTLRTGHVSFDINLFRDLDPDEHAALQAAAARYADFLGRDTTLTDVERT